AATTCAGCAATCTtccaaaaatctgattttgtcAACAAAATAATACACAACATCGCACAATACAACCGTTTATATAATTtatataaaattagaaaatttaacAATACCTCCGATACGGGTTTCACAATAAGATAAAAATCACGATAAAACATGCCACAAGttaataagtaaaattttttccaataaaaacaAATCGGTTacaaagaaagaagaaaaattacacaaaccAAGCTGCCATAAAATACAAAAGCTAAGAAGAATAAATAAACACAATAATAAAACGTAATAAAGAGAGAAATAACCATAAacaaatttctctaaaattctAATCCCTTcctttccttttttaaaaatttattataacaATATAATATGGACGTTATAAATTATCTTATAGTTTAAAAAAGAACCTCGAAAACAGAAGTATTAtgtgataaaaatcaaaatttacggAGTACAGGGAGGGGGACTGGGGAGGGAGGTCACATTATTACCAACTACAAccaataaattataataatttacaTAGTCGATATCTAATTGTCTTACAACTAAAAAAATAGAGAAGGACTTTTGACTTAGGTTTGGATTAAAAGCGTACGCTTTGGAATAATTATTATTCTACGGCGttgaacattttgtaaaatctcAGTACTTCGAATCGAGCCCGAATTCTTTTAGCTGGAACAGCTGTACGCTTAAAATCACATCGTATTGGACGGATAATTATAAGGACGAcgagaaattcattttgaaacagCGACGACGACGGAAAATGTACcggcagagagagagagaaaaaaacacaacttacATTTATATTGCACTAACCTTTTCAActaggaaaaaataatttaaatcgaGTGTCATGTGTATTATTGGTTAAGTACTTTTGGAAATGCACCGCTTATAAGTAGATTTCGCGAAAAACATggcacacgatttttttttaccggtGTAAAACGTTCgagaataaaacaaaatataaagaAAGATAAAATGCATAATTACTTTTGGCAACTTGCGCGTTTCGCCTAATCGCGTACTTATAGTCAGTGTATTGGCAGATAGAAAATATTGGTCGGCTGCGAAGGCCGTGCGTTGTAGAAGAGGAATTTTCCCATTTTGGAAGAATCGATTCGAAATTAGGACATTTTAATGACCACGGATTTCGTATTTGAGAAGAATATAGTAAGTAAGTTGGctagtagaataaatttcagagAAGCATTTTcaatgttggtaaattttggaagcccctgaatttttgaaattgacttgAATaggattcaaaaaatgacaataatatTGTGAAGCgtaaaataattcgaatttgTAGCAGATTTAATTGAGTATTGAAAATAGCACCTCACTCAGGATCTGAAGCCAACAATATTTTTCGATATGTTAGGGAACCcgtgttcaaaaattgcttcTCTGGTGAACATTTCTAACactgaaaaatgtttccaagttttttatcgtttatttgacgagaaattaaattttcttcaagtttttcctATTTATATCATTATTTTAAGAACCCCtcatttcacttgaaaaatatttttggcatCGAAACTGAAATTTATCTTCACCTTAGTTTTTTCTCCttctaaaattctcattttttacgCAATTCAAGGTCAAAACAAAAAcctggtcaattttttgaactccaGCTCAAAACCTCACAAACTTCAGGCATTCCTTACTATCGCCTTCTTCGAGATTTTCGTCTCATCGATCCTTCCTCGAGGAAAATTCGACTACACGATTAAAAATTAGTTGATTTATACACTCGATAtgtacatcatgaaaaaaaaaattttaaaaccaacaTTGTCACTGGGTTTCAGCAATATGCTTCTATACCATTCTCCTAGGTGACTGAGGGAACCTGCCTTTTGAAGGAGTGCCTCCTCTCATCACATTCACAACTGGACGACGAGCGTTACGCATTTCACGATCCATTTCGATGTCTTCCAGTCTTTGAGTCACGTCTAGTTTTTGTTTGACAGCCAAACGTAGCAACTGGTTCAGTGTTTTCTTCTCATCTTCAGCGGCAGACAGTTGCCTATTAAGTTCATCGACCTGAGTTACGTATTCTTCGCAACGAGCAGCGAACATCGCTCTGAGACCTagattgggaaaattttcactcgattAATAAAATTGGACTAGGTGAAAACGGGACTCTAAAGGATTCTGAATTACTTGAAAATGTGGCGGCATCTTCTTTCAACGTGCGCAGCTCGTTCCTCAACTTCATCATCGTCTCAGACACGATACCTTTCTCTTTATCGTACttggatttcaaattattcaaagcgTCTTCGGCCGTCGCCTTGTTCGATTTCAATACAGAACGCAGCGTAGCGATTTGTTCGCGTTTGGTAGACAGAAGAGCTTTCAGTTTGATGACCTGTTCTTGTAATTCGTTTATTTCTTCGCTATTCACATTCGACTCgaaagctaaaaatcgaaattagtaCGATGAACTCGACCGCATGAAGAAGAGAAGAGGGATGGTAGACGATGAGATGTATAAATAAACAAATCTTACGTTCGTTGGCTTTACGAGGAGGTTTATTTTTAGCTTTATCGATGGTGGTAGAGACGGCAGCGCGGAGATGTTTTATCTGATCTAAAATCGTTTCTACTTGTTTCGAGATGGAAGATGCATCGGTCAAGCTTTCCAATTCTTTCACTGGTATGTCGGCTTTCAAACGAGCTCTAAGTAGACCAAATTTGGTAATTTCTTCTTTTCCTTTTTCTACCGAAGAATCCGCAGCTGAGAAAAAAAAGCCATTATTAATGCTCAATTCGAGAGTCAAAAGTCAGTGATAGGTGAAGGAAAATCAAGTACTGGTTTCAGCGTGTTTCTCATGATCTAAAATCACTCTGGAAGGTGTTTCTCCGTTAACCGTACAGACATGATGGTATAACTGAGCTAATTCTTCAGTTACCATCAAAAGATCATTTTGAGCTGTATCCAAAGAGGAGCTGGCTTCTCCGGCGAGCTCTCCTAGTAATTGAACGTCTGATTCTAATTCCATTGCTCTTTGCTCGGTATCCAATAACTAAgggaaatgaatattttcagtAAAGATATAACAAAACATGGGCGAAagatggtgaaaattgaaaaatccatacTTTATTCTTCACATTGGTCAATTCGTTCTTCAACTGAAGCGTGACTTCTGAACAATTGATCTCGTTTTCGAGATCTTCCAGTTCTTTACGAATCTGTTCGATTTCTTTGGAAGCCAATGCGAACCATTGTTGATATTGTGTTACAGTCAAACTAAGCTGCTCAACTGaaagctacaaaaaaaaaaaaatttggtgaattaTCGGACAAATAGGTACACTTTTCCCAAAAtgttaaaatgaattaaattatttactTCGTTTTTAGCAACGATTTTCTGAGCAGCTTGATCTCTGATATGATCTAAAGATTGGATACGAGCTCCTAATTGGACTAATTTCGTCATAAGGCTTTGTAATTCGGCTTGACTTCGTTCAGCAACAGATTGCGATTCTTTCAGGTTCTGAGTAAGAGATACTTTCTCGCTTTCCATCTGTTGAAGGCAGTATTCAAATTAATTCATTTCCAATAAACgcgaaaatataatttcgaaTCGACATTTCACCTGTTCCAATtgcttttccaattttttcaactcattcaaGTGTATTTCACTGAATAAATCGACTTGTTTTCCAGATTCTGCGTTCATGTCGGAATTCGACGATCCATCAGCGTTTGTAGGTAACCTGGGAAGATCATCTTCGCCATCACTTCCGATATTTGGATCATCGGTGATACCTTCAaggtgaaatttaattttatagggATTTTTTCGGAATATGAAAAACATGTTAGATGGGTCAAGGTACCTCGAATACTGAAAGCTAAGTTGCTAAGGTTGTACATCGATTCGTTATTTATTCTACTATCTAGTTCTTTCTTCATAGCATATTTAGCCTCACGTTCGCCCTGAAAAACCCAAGGCCACAGATTAAAGGTACGAGCGAAAAAAAGCACACGTACAAATTACATATAATGGAGATAACAAACCTGTAAAGATTCCAATGCTTCTTCCATCTGCTTctcggcaatttttttcaatttcgttagCTCCTCGATTTGCTGTTGGAATACTTCAACGTCTTCTTGCAGTCTTCTAATTTCATGTTTAGCTCCTTCGAATTCAACCTAAAATTCAAATCATATTAGGCTACAGAGTTTCAAGCGAAGGTGAACCAATTCAGACAGCTTACTTGGGATGATTTCAAAACGGAGACTTGTTTTTGTAATGATATGTTTTCTTCTTCGAGTTCGGAGTAGTCAGCAATTAAACGAGTTTCACGGAATTTTATTTCTCTCAGTTCGGCTcgaagaaatttcatttctgaatcGCTTTCATCTTTTAATTTACTCcattcgttattttcgtttatCATACGATTTCTTTCTTCGACAACTCGTTCTAATTCTTGACGCAGCTGTATAGATGATTCCAAATTAGACGTCGATACAAAATATTTAGGTACTTGACGATTTCATCAACTTACCTTATTCACGTCATTTTCTAATTCTAATATTTGAGAGTTCAACGAAGTCTCTCGAGCTGCTGTTTCGGAAAGTAGTGATTCCTCCTGTTCGATGCCAGATTTTGTTGTAACTTTGTGAGATGTTTGGAATTTATCCAGCGCCTAGAATGAAGTAGTAAAGTTGAGAGTGCATAGAGGAACACACCAATATACTGAAAAGAACATACCTCGAGTGTAATATCCAGCTCATGTCTGGTATTCTCGTACAATCCTTCTAGTTCGTCGCATCTCTGCTCCAAGCTCTTTTTCTCTTCCAGCAGACCCAATCCATATTTGGctgattgaatattttcactACTTGCTTTATCTAGTTCCCTGGTTAAACGTTCAACTTCTTGCTTCAGCAAGATCACTTCCTCCTCCATGATGAACGATGACGGGAAGATTAAATTCCAAATCGAGtatttagtttcatttcaacgatCTGATTCTCATGATTTCTAGGCGAAATTTCCGATTTTTAGACCATCCTTCGAGATTGGATTACTGAATGATATGTGGATAATTACTTCAGGTTCTGTAAAACGAAGATACATTCAATCTCTGGTAACGTAAATTATCGAACGATAATTAGAATAAACACGAAATTACCATCATTTTATCCAacaaatttgtttgaaaattgctaTCTTTTTCGGTCTACGTTTTCAATGAATGTGCTCAAGGGGGGAGGAGGTGgttcaagtctcaaaaaaaaacacagataaaaataaattctgaagCAGTGttgacttattttttatttaattttctctgatttttattgtaaatttttgagattttgtttttgtttttgattattttattaaatgattattaattttttagaaattaattagAATTATATAAGtcataaaaatcacattttttccgaattttttctgaaaaaattagattttcgtaatttcaaaatgttcaaacaaTTTTTCCGATTAGTTTTTTGGCAAcactgcaaaaatttcaaaatgttcagatttttctcttttttcattttttttgaacaaaatgagccatgataataaattttgatgaaatttttgataaaaaattcaaatattcgaTACGAAATTAGTTATATTTCGCAAATTTATCCCCGAACCGTTGTGTTAacgtaaaaattgtttcaaatcaCCAAACACTGGACAGTTTTCTAAGCTTGCGCGTTTTTCCAAGaagattgataaaaaattttcgacgaaGAAAAATCGTGCAAACTGATGTTAGTTTTCCCTTAGTTTTCCTATAGTTTCACTTTTAAAATAGTGGTGATATGAACTGAAAGTTACGCAATTATCTGTATTGCGATGTTATTTCTCCATTATGTTAGGTAACATCGCTTTCCATTGCGATTCCTTCGTAATATAAACTGTGTTTTCATACATTATCATCGAATAAAACTCTGGTAAGTTTCGCCTACAATATTTCTGCACCTACGCTTATTACCAAGCTATACTTATTCAACTATGGACTCATTTCGGTTTTCAGAATACATTCCAGACATGGCTTCTACTGCCAAAGGATCTCAAATATCGACATTCGGTAAAATATTCCGTGTGCTGGAGAAGAACTGTGTACCTCACCCGTACAGTATCATCCTCGAGCATAGGCAGCAAGAAAGCGCCCTTTTATTCGAATCGAACGCTATAGCAGTTCTATCTTCGCAAGAATTAGAATCGGTCAAACGTCAATACACTAAAATCCAAGACGCATACGGTTCGCTCGGTATACTACAGTTCAACTCTGGCGATACGACTGTTCTGTTTCTGGTCACTATCACAGCCTGTGTATCGGTGGGTAAAATCTACGAGCACGAGATCTTTAGAATAACTCAAACTTCGTTTATTTCGTTACGAAATCATCCCCAAGATGACGAACTGGTCTCTGATATCAAAAAGTTACTCAATTCCGGCACCTTTTATTTCTCTCGAAGTCCTACTGGAAATAATACGTTCGATTTAACGTTATGTGCGCAACGTCAACGTAAAGGAGCTCCTACGGATAATCGTTTCTTTTGGAACCGTATGTTACACATTTACTTCATCCGGTTTGAAATAGACACGTCATTATGGTTATATAAAATGATGTGCGGTAGCGTTGAAATTCGCACCGTTTATATAAGACATAAACAAGCCAGAGCTGTCATTATTTCACGCCTGAGTTGCGAACGAGCCGGTACTCGGTTCAACGTTCGAGGTTGCAACGACGACGGACACGTTGCCAATTTCGTGGAAACCGAACAAGTAATATATCTAGATAACAAAGTAACCTCTTACATACAAACTAGAGGATCAGTGCCGCTATTTTGGGAACAACCCGGTGTTCAAGTCGGCTCCCATAAGGTGAAATTATCCAGAAGCGTGGAAGCCTCCGGCTCAGCGTACGATAAGCATTTCCTAATGCTGAAAAGACGATATAACGATCAAGTTATCATTAATTTACTCAGCTCCAGC
The sequence above is a segment of the Planococcus citri chromosome 3, ihPlaCitr1.1, whole genome shotgun sequence genome. Coding sequences within it:
- the BicD gene encoding protein bicaudal D, with amino-acid sequence MEEEVILLKQEVERLTRELDKASSENIQSAKYGLGLLEEKKSLEQRCDELEGLYENTRHELDITLEALDKFQTSHKVTTKSGIEQEESLLSETAARETSLNSQILELENDVNKLRQELERVVEERNRMINENNEWSKLKDESDSEMKFLRAELREIKFRETRLIADYSELEEENISLQKQVSVLKSSQVEFEGAKHEIRRLQEDVEVFQQQIEELTKLKKIAEKQMEEALESLQGEREAKYAMKKELDSRINNESMYNLSNLAFSIRGITDDPNIGSDGEDDLPRLPTNADGSSNSDMNAESGKQVDLFSEIHLNELKKLEKQLEQMESEKVSLTQNLKESQSVAERSQAELQSLMTKLVQLGARIQSLDHIRDQAAQKIVAKNELSVEQLSLTVTQYQQWFALASKEIEQIRKELEDLENEINCSEVTLQLKNELTNVKNKLLDTEQRAMELESDVQLLGELAGEASSSLDTAQNDLLMVTEELAQLYHHVCTVNGETPSRVILDHEKHAETTADSSVEKGKEEITKFGLLRARLKADIPVKELESLTDASSISKQVETILDQIKHLRAAVSTTIDKAKNKPPRKANEPFESNVNSEEINELQEQVIKLKALLSTKREQIATLRSVLKSNKATAEDALNNLKSKYDKEKGIVSETMMKLRNELRTLKEDAATFSSLRAMFAARCEEYVTQVDELNRQLSAAEDEKKTLNQLLRLAVKQKLDVTQRLEDIEMDREMRNARRPVVNVMRGGTPSKGRFPQSPRRMV